Below is a genomic region from Gillisia sp. Hel_I_86.
ATACGCCTATTTAAAAAAGCTCGCGAACAAGAACTTAATTATCCTTGGTTTTGCCTTTTTAATTTTATTCGATCTAGTAGGTGTGGACAGAAGATATGTGAATAACGAAGATTTTGTTGCCGCAAGGGTGATGAACAAACCTTTCCAGAAAACTGCTGCAGATAATATGATTTTAGAAGATCAAGGCCATTATAGGGTTTTCGATCTTGCGGAAAGCCCTTTTAATACGGGTAGGACTTCCTATTTTCATAATTCCATTGGGGGCTATCATGCGGCTAAGCCTGGCAGAATGCAGGATTTGTTCGATTTTTATATTTCGAAAAACAACATGTCGGTGTTAAATATGCTTAATGTCACATATATTATAGTGCCAACAGAAGAAGGGCCCATTGCACAAGAAAATCCCAATGCCTTTGGAAATGCTTGGTTTGTTGAAAACATAAAATGGGTGAATTCTCCAGATGAAGAGATTTTAAGCCTGGCAGAAACCGATTTAAAATCTACTGCGGTCATTAATTCTGAATTTAAAACGCCGGAAATTAAGGTGAGCAAAGCACAAGATTCCACTGCCAGCATAAAGTTGATCTCCCAACAACCAAATGAATTGGTTTATGAATCTGTTTCTTCAAAAGACCAATTTGCAGTGTTTTCTGAAATGTATTATGAGCATGGCTGGCAAGCTTTTGTGGATGGAAAAGAAACACCCCATTATAATGTAGATTATGTTTTAAGGGGAATGCAAGTTCCTGCTGGAGCGCACACAATTACTTTTAAATTCGAGCCACAGGTTATTAAAACGGGAAGCAGTATTGCACTTGCCAGTTCAATTTTGCTTGGGCTCCTAACTCTTGGCGGAATATTCCTTTCCTTTAGGAAGAAGGAGTAACTGATTTTTAGAAGTCAGTATATAAATATTTATGATTTTTATTCTATTGGTTTTAAAACAATTAAATTATGTTGTTTTGTCAGTTCGAGCGCAGTCGAGAACTTTTTAGCTCAAAAGAGAGGTATCTCTTTATCTTTATAAAGGATCGATCTAAACTTCCCCTATGAAAAAAGTTTTAATTATAACTTATTATTGGCCACCGGCTGGAGGTCCTGGGGTGCAACGCTGGTTGAAATTTGTAAAATATTTACAAGATTTTGATATAGAACCTATTGTTTATATTCCGGAGAACCCGGATTATCCAATTCTCGATAAAAGCCTTTTAGAAGAGGTTCCAAAAGGGATAACCATACTAAAAAAAACCATTTTTGAACCCTACTTTTTAGCCAAGTTCTTCTCTAAAAAGGAGACTTCCACTATTAGCAGCGGGATAATTAAAGAAGAGAATACTCAAAATTTTCTTCAAAAGCTGTTTTTATATATCCGTGGAAATTTCTTTATCCCGGATGCGCGGAAATTTTGGATCAAGCCATCGGTAAAGTACCTTTCCAATTATCTTTCAGAAAATAATATAGATACCATTGTGACCACTGGGCCGCCACATAGTCTTCATCTTATTGGCCTTGGTTTGAAGAAAAAGTTAGGTTTAAAATGGTTCGCAGATTTTCGGGATCCTTGGACAGAAATAGGATATCATAAAAAGTTGAAATTATCTGCTTCAGCCAAAGCTAAACATATTGCTTTGGAAACGGAGGTCTTAACTTCCGCAGATCATATAATTACCACAAGTTTTTCAACCCAAAAAGAATTCAAATCAAAAACCAATACACCGGTAACTGTAATTACTAATGGGTATGATTCCAGTACTGGGGTTTCTTCGGAACTGGATCAAAAATTCACTTTATCGCACATAGGATCTTTACTTTCTGGCAGAAACCCTGAAAACCTGTGGAAAGTTCTACAAGAACTGACTTCAGAAAATAAAGATTTTAAAAAAGATTTTGTTTTGAAATTAGTGGGGACGGTAAGTAAAGATGTTTTAGTTTCGCTTAAAGCTCATGGATTAGAGACTTATTTAGAATTACCGGGTTATGTTTCCCATAAAAAAGCCAATGGAATTCAGCAAACATCACAAGTATTGCTTTTAATGGAAATTGATAGTCCTGAAACCAAAGGGATTATTCCGGGGAAGCTGTTTGAGTATATGGCCGCAAAACGCCCTATTTTGGCATTGGGGCCAAAAGATTGGGACGTAAATAACATATTGAAGGAAACCAATGCGGGAACTTATTTTGGGTATCTGGAGGAAGCGGGTTTAAAAGCCCATATTTTGAGTATGTATAAATTATACAAAACCCAGCAATTAAATGTTAACTCCGTAAACATTGAAAAATATAGTCGAAAGAAGCTTGCCTGGGAATTGGCTAAAATTTTAAAAGAGTAGATTTAACCAATGGGAGTTATAATTAAGCAGTCTTTTAAAAACATGATCACCACCTATTTTGGGTTTGGGATCGGGGCGATAAATACGCTCTTTTTGTTCACCTATTTTTTGGAAAAGGAATATTATGGACTTGTTAGCTTCTTGCTGTCTGCAGCCAACTTGGTTTGGCCATTTATGGCTTTTGGAGTTCACAATACCCTTGTAAAATTTTACACCTCCTATAAAACAAAAGAAGAAAAGGATAAATTATTAAACCTGATACTACTTTTACCTGGTGGAGTTTCAATTTTATTGGGTCTTATAGGAGTTTTTAGCTATAAATGGTTGTTGGCGTACTTTGAAGCGGGTAACCAGCTCGTACAGCCTTATATCTGGCTTATCTTTATCATAGCCTTTGCAACTGCCTATTTCGAAGTTTTCTTCGCTTGGTCAAAAATTAACTATCAGAGCGTATTTGGTAATTTTATGAAAGAAGTATTTCATAGGCTTTGCATCACTCTGTTATTATTCTTGGTTTACTTCTCAATAATTACAGTGGAATATTTTATATATGCTATGGTTTTGGTATTCGTATTAAGGGCGATTTCGATGCAAGTCTATGCTTTCTCTTTATACAAGCCGAAATTTAATTTCTCACTTCCAAATAATTTAATTACAGTTTTGAAGTATTCAGCCCTTATTTTAATTGCGGGATCTGTGGCAACAATTTTACTGGATCTGGACAAGGTGATGATTGAACATTACCTACCAATTGAAAATGTGGCGATTTACGGAATTGCAGTTTATATTGCTACGGTGATTTCGGTGCCCCAAAAGGCGATGCATCAAATTATTCATCCGCTTACAGCAAGTTTGTTAAATAATAACGATAAAAAGTCATTGGAAAATTTATACAAGCGAAGTTCATTGACCTTGTTGGTTATAAGTGCAATAATTTTTGTGCTGATCATTGTAAATATCAATCAGCTTTATTTATTGATTCCCCAGGAATATCAAATAAGCACGGTGATTATTTTGCTTTTGGCGGTTGTGAAGTTGTTTGATAATATGCTGGGCAATAATAACAGTATTCTCTTTAATTCCGATTATTACAGATTGGTGCTTGTATTTGGAATTATACTCTCGATTGTTGCATTTGTTTTTAACCTGCTTCTAATCCCGGCATATGGAATTCTTGGTGCTGCAATTGCCAGTTTTTTGGCTTTTTCAGTTTATAATGTTTCAAAATTATTGATTGTTCTCAATAAATTTAAGATGCAACCTTTTACCTTAAAAACAGTTTATATCCTGTTGTTTACAGCAGTCTTAACTGCCACCTTCTACTTTTGGGAATTTCAATTCCATCCAATCATAAATATCATTCTGAAATCTATATCAGTAACCGCTATTTATGGATTTGTGGCGCTTAGATTTGGTTTTTCTGAAGATATAAATCGGTTGGTAAGAAAATATATAGGTAATAAGTAAGAATATATGCGTGTGCAAATTTCATCTAAAAGGTTCCTGATGCGCTCATCATTCAGTGCCGCATCGGTTTAACATTTTTTGTCATTCTGAACGTAGCGAAGAATCTCAATGAAGTTATTGGTTTTTCCCTGAGATTCCTCCTTTGTCGAAATAACAATGTACGCAGCCCTGTCATCCTGAAGGGAGCGTAGCGCACTGAAGGATCTCAACGGAGTTATTGGTTTCCCTGGGATTCCTCCTTTGTCGGAATGACAATAATATGTCATCCTGAAGGGAGCGTAGCGCACTGAAGGACCTCAACGGAGTTATTGGTTTCCCTGGGATCCCTCCTTCGTCGGAATGACAAATGAGGAACGTCATCCTAAATGAAGCAGCAATTCGTTATAAAAATAGTTCCCGACTCCGCTACCATTGACGTGTTTTTATTTATTTGTGAATCCAAGACCCTGAAACCAGTTCAGGGTAACGATGCGGAATTGTCGTCATGCTGAACTTGTTTCAGCATCCCATCAGCTTATATAAAAAACACGTCAATTTCCTACGCTGGATAATTTTTTATCACGGATCTCGAAATGACCTTTTTTTTAAATATTCGTGAATTCGTGGCATTAAAAAAACACTTCGATATAATAGGGATTCCTCCTTTGTCGGAATGACAATAATATGTCATCCTGAAGGGAGCGTAGCGCAGTGAAGAATCTCAATGAAGTTATTGGTTTTTCCCTGAGATTCCTCCTTTGTCGAAATAACAATGTACGCAGCCCTGTCATCCTGAAGGGA
It encodes:
- a CDS encoding lipopolysaccharide biosynthesis protein codes for the protein MGVIIKQSFKNMITTYFGFGIGAINTLFLFTYFLEKEYYGLVSFLLSAANLVWPFMAFGVHNTLVKFYTSYKTKEEKDKLLNLILLLPGGVSILLGLIGVFSYKWLLAYFEAGNQLVQPYIWLIFIIAFATAYFEVFFAWSKINYQSVFGNFMKEVFHRLCITLLLFLVYFSIITVEYFIYAMVLVFVLRAISMQVYAFSLYKPKFNFSLPNNLITVLKYSALILIAGSVATILLDLDKVMIEHYLPIENVAIYGIAVYIATVISVPQKAMHQIIHPLTASLLNNNDKKSLENLYKRSSLTLLVISAIIFVLIIVNINQLYLLIPQEYQISTVIILLLAVVKLFDNMLGNNNSILFNSDYYRLVLVFGIILSIVAFVFNLLLIPAYGILGAAIASFLAFSVYNVSKLLIVLNKFKMQPFTLKTVYILLFTAVLTATFYFWEFQFHPIINIILKSISVTAIYGFVALRFGFSEDINRLVRKYIGNK
- a CDS encoding glycosyltransferase family 4 protein, which produces MKKVLIITYYWPPAGGPGVQRWLKFVKYLQDFDIEPIVYIPENPDYPILDKSLLEEVPKGITILKKTIFEPYFLAKFFSKKETSTISSGIIKEENTQNFLQKLFLYIRGNFFIPDARKFWIKPSVKYLSNYLSENNIDTIVTTGPPHSLHLIGLGLKKKLGLKWFADFRDPWTEIGYHKKLKLSASAKAKHIALETEVLTSADHIITTSFSTQKEFKSKTNTPVTVITNGYDSSTGVSSELDQKFTLSHIGSLLSGRNPENLWKVLQELTSENKDFKKDFVLKLVGTVSKDVLVSLKAHGLETYLELPGYVSHKKANGIQQTSQVLLLMEIDSPETKGIIPGKLFEYMAAKRPILALGPKDWDVNNILKETNAGTYFGYLEEAGLKAHILSMYKLYKTQQLNVNSVNIEKYSRKKLAWELAKILKE